In Fusobacterium perfoetens, the sequence AAAATATGATGTAATAACTCTTGATCCTCCTTCTTTAATAAAAAGAAAAACAGATATAAGAAAGGGAAGAGATTTCTTCTTTGAACTTTGTGACAGCAGTTTCAAACTTCTTGAAAAGGGAGGAATTCTTGGTGTAATAACATGTGCATACCACATGGGGCTTCAGGATCTTATAGAGGTAACAAGAATGGCTGCATCAAACAATGGAAAAATGGTGCAGGTAATAGGAATAAACTATCAGCCTGAAGATCACCCTTGGATACTTCATATTCCTGAGACACTTTATTTAAAAGCTCTTTGGGTAAGGGTAGTGTAAAGGAGGATATAAGATGTACTTGGATATTATAGTAGGAGCAGTGATAGTAATATCAATTCTATTCGGAATAAAAAATGGATTTGTAGTTGAATTTATATCAACTTTTGGAGTTGTTATAAACTTTGTAATAACTCAGAAAGTTACACCAATAGTTTTAAAATATGTAGAAAAATATCTTGGTTCAAATTATACATATACTTATGTAATAACTTTTGTAATTGTATTTATTGTATTCAGTATTTTAATACATATATTAAATATAATTTTAAAAAAACAGAGCGTTTCTTTTATAAGCAGAATTCTAGGAGGAATTTTAAGTCTTGTAAAAGGATTTATAATAAGTGCTCTTATTCTTTTAATTTTTAATGTAACAGCTGATACTTTCCCAAAAATTCAGGAATATGGAAAAGACAGTGTATCTAATGTATATTTTCTTGAAGCATCAAAAAATGCAGATCAATATATTCCTGAAATTTTTAAGGAAAAACTAAAAACAATAAGAGACAACAAAACTATTGATAAGTATATAGACAAATTATTCTAGGAGAGAGAAATGAAAATAATAAATAGATATATATTATCAGAGGCAAAACTTCCCACAATATTTGGGATATCTCTTTTTACATTTATATTTATGATAGAGATAATTGTTTCAATGATGGAAAGTATAATAATAAAAGGTATCTCTCTTATAGATGTTATAAGAATGCTGTCTTTTTATCTTCCAATGATACTTTCTCAGACAATCCCTATGGGTATGTTTTTGGGAATAATGAT encodes:
- a CDS encoding CvpA family protein; the encoded protein is MYLDIIVGAVIVISILFGIKNGFVVEFISTFGVVINFVITQKVTPIVLKYVEKYLGSNYTYTYVITFVIVFIVFSILIHILNIILKKQSVSFISRILGGILSLVKGFIISALILLIFNVTADTFPKIQEYGKDSVSNVYFLEASKNADQYIPEIFKEKLKTIRDNKTIDKYIDKLF